From Euzebya rosea, one genomic window encodes:
- the mobF gene encoding MobF family relaxase, with protein MGRASWSVGVSGVVWVTVSMRVMSAGHGYRYLTSSVAIGDGQRQSGLPLTAYYTADGTPPGRWLGSGLAGLGDGRIRAGDVVEEAQLALLLGEGRDPITGAPLGRAYPQYLSRAERVAARVARLDGGLDREQRAAAMASIESAEASRPTRRAVAGFDLTFSVPKSVSVLWALAPAEVQAKIVAAHHAAIDDVLRLFEAEVAATRMGADAGDGAVAQVDVTGVSAVAFDHVDSRAGDPQLHTHVVIANKVQTALDGKWRSLDGRPVHAAMVALSEHYRAVLADHLTRTLGLTWHQRDRGADRNACWDLTGVPEELLELFSSRAAAIGAVKDDLVAAYVAEHGHQPTARTVLKLRQQATLATRPDKTVTPLAALMTSWRERASAVLARPAEDWAAGLLHDGQRRQQLLTADALSEATVAGVAAQVVDVVGERRSTWHRWNLHAETSRQLTGVRFATTTDRERLVRRIVHAAEQQSVRLTPPELATVPAELRRADGTSVLRPRHSEVFTSAELLAAEDRLLDLGRTTTAPTLPPHTSDQAVTAGGLGNDQAAAVTAVATSGRVVDVLIGPAGAGKTTAMRTLRQAWTSLYGANSVIGLAPSAAAAEVLGQDLGVPADTLAKWLHDHHAGNATLTAGQLVIIDEASLAGTRSLHTIADHAATVGAKVLVVGDPAQLASVDAGGALQLLARDRDDVAHLTDVRRFTQPWEAAATLQLRDGNPTVLDTYSQHDRLHDGDTEQMLNTAYTAWQTDQAAGKHSLLIAPTRDQVLALNIRAQADLIASGHVDAADTVALHDGTTAGVGDVVVTRRNDRRLHGAGGWVRNGDRWRITALHPDGTVDVRRQRLPSSSPTRLPASYVDAHVELGYATTVHRAQGATVDTAHAIVGPGMTRETLYVAMTRGRQSNDAYTCTDTLDIEAHQHTDAPTGWAVLAGVLARIGAEASAHQMITAEQDRYGSIAQLAAEYDTIAAAAQRPRWTSLIRACGLREDQVEAVIASDAFGPLCATLRTIEAHRLDVSALLPRLVHARPLEDVDDIAAVLHHRAQTAVSTLAKKTRARPPDLIAGLIPVVTGSMSGDMRTALDVRQQLIQQRAEELGRTALADGARWTRHLGRPPVDAHRRREWFGDLATVAAYRDRHAVTGDAPLGRRQYVEPTPGRSFAMAAMRRAHQTAIAEQYRPDDVGRRHQRTLEGPGRGI; from the coding sequence GTGGGCCGCGCGTCCTGGTCGGTCGGCGTGTCGGGGGTGGTGTGGGTGACGGTGTCGATGCGGGTGATGTCGGCTGGGCATGGCTACCGGTACCTGACGTCGTCGGTCGCCATCGGCGATGGGCAACGTCAGTCCGGGTTGCCGTTGACGGCCTACTACACCGCGGACGGCACCCCACCCGGGCGATGGCTCGGCAGCGGCCTGGCCGGCCTCGGGGACGGCCGCATCCGGGCAGGTGATGTGGTGGAGGAGGCCCAGCTGGCGTTGCTGCTGGGCGAAGGGCGCGACCCGATCACCGGCGCCCCGCTGGGTCGTGCCTACCCCCAGTACCTGTCCCGGGCGGAGCGGGTGGCGGCGCGGGTCGCCCGGCTCGATGGGGGGCTGGATCGTGAGCAGCGGGCCGCGGCCATGGCGTCCATCGAGTCGGCAGAGGCCTCGCGACCGACCCGTCGCGCAGTTGCCGGGTTCGACTTGACCTTCTCGGTCCCCAAGTCGGTGTCGGTCCTGTGGGCCCTCGCCCCCGCTGAGGTGCAGGCCAAGATCGTCGCTGCCCACCATGCGGCCATCGACGATGTCCTGCGGCTGTTCGAGGCGGAGGTGGCCGCTACCCGGATGGGCGCGGATGCCGGGGATGGGGCGGTTGCCCAGGTCGACGTCACCGGCGTGAGCGCAGTCGCCTTCGATCACGTCGACTCCCGTGCGGGGGATCCACAGCTGCACACCCATGTCGTGATCGCCAACAAGGTCCAGACCGCCCTCGATGGCAAGTGGCGATCCCTGGATGGCCGGCCGGTGCATGCGGCGATGGTGGCGCTGTCGGAGCACTACCGAGCGGTGCTGGCCGACCACCTCACCCGCACTCTCGGGCTCACCTGGCACCAACGCGACCGTGGCGCTGATCGCAACGCCTGTTGGGATCTCACCGGCGTCCCCGAGGAGCTGCTCGAGCTGTTCTCGTCGCGGGCTGCGGCGATCGGGGCGGTCAAGGACGACCTGGTCGCCGCCTACGTCGCCGAACACGGCCACCAGCCGACAGCCCGGACGGTGCTGAAGCTGCGGCAGCAGGCCACCCTGGCCACCCGGCCCGACAAGACGGTGACGCCACTCGCAGCGCTGATGACCAGCTGGCGGGAACGGGCCTCTGCCGTCCTCGCCCGGCCCGCCGAGGACTGGGCAGCCGGTCTGCTACACGACGGCCAGCGCAGACAGCAGCTGCTCACCGCCGACGCGCTGTCGGAGGCAACCGTTGCAGGCGTTGCAGCTCAGGTCGTGGACGTGGTGGGTGAACGACGGTCGACGTGGCACCGATGGAACCTGCACGCCGAGACATCCCGCCAGCTCACCGGCGTCCGCTTCGCAACCACCACCGACCGTGAGCGCCTCGTGCGGCGGATCGTGCACGCAGCCGAACAGCAGTCCGTCCGTCTCACCCCGCCCGAACTCGCCACCGTCCCCGCAGAGCTCCGCCGTGCGGATGGGACCAGCGTGCTGCGACCCCGTCACAGTGAGGTGTTCACCTCAGCCGAGCTTCTCGCCGCCGAGGACCGGCTGCTCGACCTCGGCCGCACCACCACCGCACCGACCCTTCCTCCCCACACAAGCGACCAGGCCGTGACGGCGGGTGGGCTCGGGAACGATCAGGCCGCCGCGGTGACCGCAGTGGCGACGTCGGGGCGGGTTGTGGATGTGCTGATCGGCCCTGCCGGCGCCGGCAAGACCACCGCCATGCGCACCCTCCGCCAGGCCTGGACCAGCCTCTACGGCGCCAACTCGGTGATCGGCCTTGCCCCATCCGCGGCCGCCGCCGAGGTCCTCGGTCAGGACCTGGGCGTCCCGGCGGACACGCTCGCCAAGTGGCTGCACGACCACCACGCCGGCAACGCGACCCTGACGGCCGGGCAGCTGGTCATCATCGACGAAGCGTCCCTGGCCGGCACCCGCAGCCTGCACACCATCGCCGACCACGCCGCCACCGTCGGCGCCAAGGTCCTCGTCGTCGGCGACCCCGCACAGCTCGCATCCGTCGATGCCGGCGGCGCCCTGCAACTCCTCGCCCGCGACCGCGACGACGTCGCACACCTCACCGACGTCCGCCGCTTCACCCAGCCCTGGGAAGCCGCCGCAACCCTGCAACTACGCGACGGCAACCCCACCGTCCTCGACACCTACAGCCAGCACGACCGGCTGCACGACGGCGACACCGAACAGATGCTCAACACCGCCTACACCGCCTGGCAGACCGACCAGGCCGCCGGGAAGCACAGCCTGCTCATCGCCCCCACCCGCGATCAGGTCCTCGCCCTCAACATCCGCGCCCAGGCCGACCTGATCGCCTCTGGCCACGTCGACGCAGCGGACACGGTGGCGTTGCACGACGGCACCACCGCCGGGGTCGGCGACGTGGTGGTGACCCGTCGCAACGACCGGCGCCTCCACGGCGCCGGCGGGTGGGTCCGCAACGGGGACCGCTGGCGCATCACCGCCCTGCACCCCGACGGCACCGTCGACGTCCGCCGCCAGCGCCTGCCGTCCAGCAGCCCGACACGACTGCCCGCCAGCTACGTCGACGCCCACGTCGAGCTGGGCTACGCAACGACCGTGCACCGGGCGCAGGGCGCGACGGTGGACACCGCTCACGCGATCGTCGGTCCGGGGATGACCCGGGAGACGCTGTACGTCGCCATGACCCGCGGACGACAGTCAAACGACGCCTACACCTGCACCGACACCCTCGACATCGAAGCCCACCAGCACACCGACGCACCGACCGGCTGGGCGGTACTGGCCGGCGTGCTCGCCCGCATCGGTGCCGAGGCGTCCGCTCACCAGATGATCACTGCCGAACAGGACCGCTACGGCAGCATCGCCCAGCTCGCCGCGGAGTACGACACCATCGCCGCCGCAGCACAGCGACCGCGCTGGACCTCCCTCATCCGTGCATGCGGTCTACGCGAGGACCAGGTGGAGGCAGTCATCGCCTCTGACGCCTTCGGACCGCTCTGCGCCACGCTGCGCACCATCGAAGCCCACCGCCTCGATGTCAGCGCGCTCCTGCCACGACTCGTGCACGCACGACCGTTGGAGGACGTCGATGACATCGCCGCGGTCCTGCACCACCGGGCCCAGACTGCCGTGAGCACGTTGGCCAAAAAGACCCGAGCCCGACCACCTGATTTGATCGCCGGACTGATCCCTGTGGTCACAGGATCCATGTCCGGCGACATGCGAACCGCACTCGACGTTCGTCAACAGCTCATCCAGCAGCGCGCCGAGGAGCTCGGCCGGACCGCTCTGGCCGATGGCGCCAGGTGGACGCGCCACCTTGGCCGACCCCCCGTCGATGCACACCGACGCCGGGAGTGGTTCGGTGACCTGGCCACCGTCGCCGCCTATCGCGACCGTCACGCCGTCACGGGCGATGCGCCACTCGGTCGAAGGCAGTACGTCGAACCGACGCCGGGACGCTCCTTCGCCATGGCTGCGATGCGTCGCGCTCATCAGACCGCCATCGCAGAGCAGTACCGCCCAGATGACGTGGGCAGACGGCATCAACGCACCCTGGAAGGACCCGGTCGTGGCATCTGA
- a CDS encoding ArsR/SmtB family transcription factor, with protein sequence MTMTAVDVDTEPALFSSATSLFRSLGDPTRLAILQLLAGRAQRVVDLTGQLELAQSTVSAHCACLRDCGLIVGRPEGRATVYALAPEVELRRLLAAAEDLLAATGHAVALCPAYGDAVTG encoded by the coding sequence ATGACGATGACAGCGGTAGATGTAGATACTGAACCGGCGTTGTTCTCGAGCGCGACCAGCTTGTTCCGGAGCCTCGGGGACCCGACGCGGCTGGCGATCCTCCAGCTGCTCGCCGGCCGCGCCCAGCGGGTCGTGGACCTGACCGGCCAGCTCGAGCTGGCCCAGTCCACCGTCTCAGCGCACTGCGCGTGCCTGCGGGACTGCGGCCTGATCGTCGGTCGGCCGGAGGGACGGGCGACGGTGTACGCCCTGGCGCCGGAGGTGGAGCTACGGCGCCTGCTGGCCGCTGCGGAGGATCTACTGGCCGCGACCGGTCACGCCGTCGCCCTGTGCCCCGCCTACGGCGACGCGGTGACGGGATGA
- a CDS encoding cupredoxin domain-containing protein encodes MPTTHRVLWMALAVLCLLLTACSSSPPSDDDTAATRTIEVMMRDIAFEPTNITVADGETVRVQFANEGTLAHDAFVGDEAAQEAHEEEMAEMADMDHGTDDSDADGVTVQPGEAAELLVTGGPDGTLIGCHQPGHYASGMVITVQPA; translated from the coding sequence ATGCCCACCACCCACCGCGTCCTCTGGATGGCCCTCGCCGTCCTCTGCCTCCTCCTGACTGCATGCAGCTCCTCGCCCCCCAGCGACGACGACACCGCAGCAACCCGAACCATCGAGGTGATGATGCGCGACATCGCCTTCGAACCGACCAACATCACCGTGGCCGACGGCGAGACCGTCCGCGTGCAGTTCGCCAACGAGGGCACCCTCGCCCACGACGCGTTCGTCGGGGACGAGGCCGCCCAGGAGGCCCACGAGGAGGAAATGGCCGAGATGGCCGACATGGACCACGGGACAGACGACTCCGACGCCGACGGCGTGACCGTCCAGCCCGGCGAGGCGGCCGAACTGCTCGTGACCGGCGGCCCGGACGGCACCCTCATCGGCTGCCACCAACCTGGCCACTACGCCTCCGGGATGGTGATCACCGTCCAGCCGGCCTGA
- a CDS encoding DUF433 domain-containing protein produces the protein MEVNPDRLSGSPVIAATRSPADDVARLAATDDGEAILWADYGQTDEQIADARTWWAAVTGYAPACGLTSQGHRATAVDRRQLGAAHRDRAGSTDPLWGSL, from the coding sequence ATCGAAGTCAACCCCGACCGGCTCTCCGGCAGCCCCGTGATCGCGGCTACGCGGAGTCCGGCTGACGACGTCGCCCGGCTCGCAGCTACGGACGACGGCGAGGCGATCCTCTGGGCTGACTACGGTCAGACCGACGAGCAGATCGCTGATGCGAGGACGTGGTGGGCCGCAGTCACGGGGTACGCCCCTGCTTGCGGCCTGACCAGCCAGGGGCATCGGGCGACTGCTGTTGATCGACGCCAGCTTGGCGCCGCGCATCGCGACCGTGCTGGCTCCACCGACCCGCTGTGGGGATCCCTCTGA
- a CDS encoding DUF305 domain-containing protein, whose amino-acid sequence MTSDQADQHHATDGDHDGSGMQKGMYLRFGAMILTAIVVMYWVMFVGSWELSHVRFSQSRVFMAITMGGTMGLVMLAWMLNMYRSTKVNIAIVVVSLLVFAVGVTLDRSQATVDDGAFMKAMIPHHSLAITRSERFNNDDVRVCDLAVAISEAQRREILEMDWLIEDIAENGAATTREEANTRPVPDFDRPADRQCPAE is encoded by the coding sequence ATGACATCCGACCAGGCCGACCAGCACCACGCAACCGACGGTGATCACGACGGCTCGGGCATGCAGAAGGGCATGTACCTGCGCTTCGGCGCCATGATCCTGACCGCGATCGTGGTCATGTACTGGGTCATGTTCGTCGGCTCGTGGGAGCTGAGCCACGTCCGGTTCAGCCAGAGCCGCGTGTTCATGGCAATCACCATGGGCGGCACGATGGGCTTGGTCATGCTCGCCTGGATGCTCAACATGTACCGCAGTACCAAAGTCAACATCGCCATTGTCGTGGTCAGTCTTCTTGTCTTCGCCGTCGGCGTGACCCTCGACCGCAGCCAGGCCACTGTCGATGACGGCGCGTTCATGAAGGCGATGATCCCTCACCACTCCTTGGCCATCACCCGCTCCGAGCGGTTCAACAATGACGACGTTCGAGTGTGCGATCTGGCCGTGGCGATCAGCGAAGCCCAGCGCCGTGAGATCCTGGAGATGGACTGGCTGATCGAGGACATTGCCGAAAACGGCGCCGCGACAACTCGCGAGGAGGCCAACACACGACCCGTACCGGACTTCGACCGCCCCGCCGACCGACAGTGCCCAGCCGAGTAG